AAGGTTCTACGAGGTTTATCCTGGGCACCGCCGTCGGGGCGATCGGCGGTTTCGTCGTCGGGTCGGTCGCGGTCAGCCCGGCCACAAGAACGGTCGGCCACTCGGTCGCCGACGGCCTGAAAGGCTCCGCGAGGATCGCTCGCGACGTTGCGGCCGGGACGTTCAGACGTCTTGGCTTCACCCTGGAATCCGGCTATACAAAGGTCCGGGGCCGCGAGGCCTACCTTGAACACGAGATAGAGGAGCTCCGCGAGAAGATCTCCGACCTCGAAAGCCGCCTCGACTGACCTCCGGTCCGACGCACCCGCCTCCGTCCGTCGATTCCGGCTTACTCTAGCCCTTGAAGAACCGCCTGAACCAGCCCCCGAACACATCGGGTCGGGCGCGTTTGTAGTCTTCCAGGTCGTCGGGATGCACGGGCGTTCCGGACTCCCCGAGCAGGGCGCGAGCGTCTGTCCGGTCGGCCTCGGTGGCCTCCTTCGAGAACGTGGCCTCGACAAGGAAGTTCTGGTTCCAGACTATTCTGTAGACCCTGAGCCCGGTGAGCTTATCTTCGTCGAAGCGCCGGTCGAGTTCGGCGGCGAGTTCCTTTGCCGCGCCTTCGGAGGTGAACTCGTAGCCGAGCCTCTCGCCTCTCTGCGACAAACGTCCCTCACGCCCCCCCGCGAGCTGACCGGACCGGGCCGCTCTCCATCCGCATCATCCAGAGTCCGGGGTCCCTGACCTCTTCAAGGGTCGGAAGATTCTCCGGGCCTCGCCAGACGCGGTTAAGGCCGTCCATCCCCTGGCGGCTGGCGACCGCGCTGCAGAAAGCCTCTCCGAGACGGTACTGCTCCAGCTTCACGTCCATGCCGGTAAGTCGAAAGATGGCGGTGTCGAGCGGCGGACGGTTGGCGCGGCTCTGGGCCATGCGACGCGTGAGGTTAGCGTAACCGGGGACGGTCTTCCGCCCGACGCCGTCCATAACGTAGTCGGAGTAGCCCTCTATGACGCTCATCGCGGCCTGAACCCGGTCAAAGGCGAAGCGCTGCTCGGCGGTCATAAAGAGTTCTATCGAGCGCCCGCCGCTCTTCAGGTTGCTCGTCAGGCGGCGGATCATCTGGGCACCCCCCATCCTCTGCGAGAGCGGGCCGATCAAGGCCTCCATCGTCTGGCCGAGGTAGTCCCGAAGCCAGGGAAATCCCTCGAACTGCAAGGCGTGGGTCATTTCGTGGAGGACGATCCAGAGCCTCAGCCCGTCCACCGGGACCCGGAGCCGCTCGGCCGCAGCGGCGATGTTCCCGTCAAGAAAAAAAACTTTGCCCGGTCCCCCTTCTGTGCTGCGGGCGTTGGGCATAAGCGGTCCGGTGTCGTACTGACCTAGAACGCGGGCGGAGAGAAAGCCGAGCAGGAACCCCATCTGCGCCGTGAGCGTGGCCCCGCCGAAGATCCGGGTCATCTCCCCCGCGCCTTGCGAGGCGCGTTTGAGCACCGGCTCCATCAGGACCCCGAAGCTTTCAAGGTTGAAGTCTATCCATGCGGCCCGGTCGGAGACGACGATGCGCCGCTCGGAGGCCGGGTTGCCGGGTAGCTCTATCCCGGTGAAGTCCGCAAGCGGTGCAAGCGCCTCGGCGGTGGCCGCCTCGTAGTCGAAGCTCCCCGGCGAACCGCGCTCGGTCCTTGCCGCCATCGTAACGGCGACGGAGCGGGCCATCCGCCAGGAGATCATCTCCGACCCGCCCGTCTCTTTACCCTCTGCTGCTGCGCTGTTTTCCATCATCCAAGTATATACGTCGCCCCCCGACAGACGGTTTCCAGCTGAATGTCGTAGGATGCAGAGTAATCCGGTGAACGCCGCGAGACGTATTTATCGGCGTCGGGTCACTGGCAACGAAAAGGATTCGCGGGGGTATACTAGAGCGTATGTTCGGAGGACTTGGTGGAAGCGAGATCATCGTCATTGGCATCCTGTTCCTCGTTATCTTCGGGCCGAACAAGCTGCCCCAGATGGCGCGGGATGTAGGGAAGTTCGTCTCCAATGCCCGCCGCTCGATAGACGAGTTCAAGGACGAACTCAGCGCCGAGGCCGCCCTTGAAGACGAGAAACCGGCCCGAAACCGGCCCTCGAAAGGCCGCAAACCCTCCCGGAACGGCTCTGCCCAGCGCGACGGGGATGCCCCGGAGACCGCAGAAGACCGCGACCGGGAAGCCGCTTCCCGCCGCGACGACGGCCTGAACGACCTCTAGCCCTTCAAGCTCAGGGCCG
This sequence is a window from Rubrobacter indicoceani. Protein-coding genes within it:
- a CDS encoding zinc-dependent metalloprotease; amino-acid sequence: MMENSAAAEGKETGGSEMISWRMARSVAVTMAARTERGSPGSFDYEAATAEALAPLADFTGIELPGNPASERRIVVSDRAAWIDFNLESFGVLMEPVLKRASQGAGEMTRIFGGATLTAQMGFLLGFLSARVLGQYDTGPLMPNARSTEGGPGKVFFLDGNIAAAAERLRVPVDGLRLWIVLHEMTHALQFEGFPWLRDYLGQTMEALIGPLSQRMGGAQMIRRLTSNLKSGGRSIELFMTAEQRFAFDRVQAAMSVIEGYSDYVMDGVGRKTVPGYANLTRRMAQSRANRPPLDTAIFRLTGMDVKLEQYRLGEAFCSAVASRQGMDGLNRVWRGPENLPTLEEVRDPGLWMMRMESGPVRSARGGA
- a CDS encoding Sec-independent protein translocase subunit TatA/TatB — translated: MFGGLGGSEIIVIGILFLVIFGPNKLPQMARDVGKFVSNARRSIDEFKDELSAEAALEDEKPARNRPSKGRKPSRNGSAQRDGDAPETAEDRDREAASRRDDGLNDL